Proteins found in one Mycteria americana isolate JAX WOST 10 ecotype Jacksonville Zoo and Gardens chromosome 8, USCA_MyAme_1.0, whole genome shotgun sequence genomic segment:
- the C8H5orf24 gene encoding UPF0461 protein C5orf24 homolog isoform X1, whose translation MMHPVASSNTAFCGTGKSSCLNEDNVRSADQFDLYATQQSKYSHAVSHKPIACQRQDTLNESHLQTTSGRNIETKDELKKKKNLNRSGKRGRPSGTTKSAGYRTSTGRPLGTTKAAGFKTSPGRPLGTTKAAGYKVSPGRPPGSIKALSRLANLNYTCGSAAFPYPMVHNRGVHAAGETSSKMKQPNE comes from the coding sequence ATGATGCACCCTGTTGCCAGCAGCAATACAGCTTTCTGTGGGACCGGCAAGAGTTCTTGCCTTAACGAAGACAATGTGAGATCTGCTGATCAGTTTGACTTGTATGCCACTCAGCAAAGTAAATACAGCCACGCAGTCAGCCACAAACCAATTGCATGCCAGAGACAAGATACGTTGAACGAATCGCACTTGCAGACCACAAGTGGCAGGAATATAGAGACAAAAGACgaactaaagaaaaagaaaaacctcaaccGGTCTGGTAAACGTGGAAGGCCATCAGGGACCACAAAATCAGCAGGGTACCGAACCAGCACAGGTCGACCCCTGGGGACCACCAAAGCAGCTGGATTTAAGACAAGTCCAGGCAGACCCTTGGGTACCACTAAAGCAGCAGGATACAAAGTCAGCCCAGGCAGACCTCCAGGTAGCATTAAAGCTCTATCACGGCTTGCAAATCTAAATTATACTTGTGGCAGTGCAGCTTTTCCCTATCCTATGGTGCATAACAGAGGAGTACATGCTGCTGGTGAAACTAGTAGCAAAATGAAACAGCCTAATGAATGA
- the C8H5orf24 gene encoding UPF0461 protein C5orf24 homolog isoform X2, whose amino-acid sequence MMHPVASSNTAFCGTGKSSCLNEDNVRSADQFDLYATQQSKYSHAVSHKPIACQRQDTLNESHLQTTSGRNIETKDELKKKKNLNRSGKRGRPSGTTKSAGYRTSTGRPLGTTKAAGFKTSPGRPLGTTKAAGYKVSPGRPPGKKQQAFRCSSDA is encoded by the exons ATGATGCACCCTGTTGCCAGCAGCAATACAGCTTTCTGTGGGACCGGCAAGAGTTCTTGCCTTAACGAAGACAATGTGAGATCTGCTGATCAGTTTGACTTGTATGCCACTCAGCAAAGTAAATACAGCCACGCAGTCAGCCACAAACCAATTGCATGCCAGAGACAAGATACGTTGAACGAATCGCACTTGCAGACCACAAGTGGCAGGAATATAGAGACAAAAGACgaactaaagaaaaagaaaaacctcaaccGGTCTGGTAAACGTGGAAGGCCATCAGGGACCACAAAATCAGCAGGGTACCGAACCAGCACAGGTCGACCCCTGGGGACCACCAAAGCAGCTGGATTTAAGACAAGTCCAGGCAGACCCTTGGGTACCACTAAAGCAGCAGGATACAAAGTCAGCCCAGGCAGACCTCCAG gaaaaaagcagcaagcctTCAGGTGTTCCAGTGATGCCTAA